The genomic interval GGCTACATTCGCGACAATACTGGGAGCTGAGCCAAGTCTAGTACAGCACAGACTCTCATCGTTTCGCCTAAAGAAAGCGTTCCTTATTAGTTTAGGCGTGAATACGCAAATGCTGAGGAAGATGATTGTGGTCCCAAACTAAGCGTTTGCAAGTTCGGGTGTTACTCGAGAAGGACCTTGGAAAGGTGTTCCCCCGGAATTTTTTACTCAAACTGTTGATGCTTACTCTATGGTTCACCCTCCATGGAACTAGAAAGGTGAGCGGAGACTTGGGGGCATATTTTCACCGTCTCATCGCAGCTCCAAGGCCTTTTCTTGCACATGTTACATTGCGCGTCCTCAGCCCGGTTGTAGGATAATATGGCATCGAAGCGAACCACAACGTGGCTTTCGATATTTTGTGAAACAGTTTGTGGTTTTCGCTGTTTAGAAACCGTGCCTCGAGACGATTTCCGTACACCGGCAGATAATTGGCGGCACTGCATCACGTCAGCGCCTCCATGCTGGCAACACCGGCGTAAGTGTCGCAGATATCACAGGAAAAGTTCACCTTCAGGCGCGCTTTGAAAAGTTCCACTTGAACAGAAAAAGCTAAAAGCTCCCCGTTCACATGTGAGGTGCCTGGGCTGTTGGTGGAATCGACAGGCCTAAGCGGTAGACAAACCAAGGACACGTTAAGTTTCTCGCTCCTCCCTTTCCTAGGAAGGAGCAGCATGTCCCCATACAAACATGCAAcagccttctctctcacatCCTCGCTCTCGTGGTCACTTCATGAACAAAGGATTTGTGTTATGCTAAAAAGGCGCTGTTCCTTCAAGTCTTCCGGCGACTGTGCGCTCACTCGAGAGACGACGCATTAGGGCCGTCCTCACCTGCGGCGCTTCGGACTCTCGAttgggagaaacgcgaagttCCTCTAAAATGCATGCGACCGCGGGATCCAGCCGCAATCCACAGTGCGCAGCAGACGCACGAGGCGGCGTGCACACAACTGCTCCGCTTTGTGGAGCGGCAAGCGGCAAACTCTTCCTGCCGTAAACAACTTGACTCGAGGTTTCTCTGGAGGCGATGCGCTCCAAGGCGAGCTGAgggcttcgtcttcgtctcgtgGCGCGTCTGTCCACGGATCCTCTAGCAAGCAATCTTTCTCAAAGACTACGTCTGCGACCTAAAAAAAGGCACGCGAGCCGCAAACAGGAAGCACTTTGCGTTTCGATCTTCGAAAgatcttcgtctcctgtgtACGCAAGAGCACCCTGCACTGCCAAGGACCGGTAGAGAAATCTGCCCTATCGAGTCCATGtctgcctgcatgcaccgtGCCGCACATACGCTGCCATGTCAATCGGACTTCTTTGTAGATGGTTATCAATCTCTCCCTGTCGCTCTATTACAGTCCCGACTGACGCcacctcgtttttctgtaacagcctccacacacacatatacgcGGTCCACCACGCAAGTTAAAGGATGAGAGGCTTGTCAGAAGCTGCTTCGATCTGCTAGAGCGTCTACTCGTTTCGCCACGCAACCGCGTAGCGCCGTCAGGGTATGTAGGATGCGGATAAAGTGGACGCTTGACTGAAGCTTGTGCTAAAAAACGACTACAGGCAAACTTGAACCAGTTCTCGGGATGCCGTCCCGTGCAGAGGCTCAAACAGTGTAGTTATGCTGACCGCTGTAAACTTTCCGTTGCGCTCCGAGGCGACTTTCCACGCGTgtttctcccttcgtctGTGCTCGACTTCGCACAATCGCTTCAACTGCAACTTTTCCCGATCTGCGAGCTTTTCAAtggtgtctccgtcgaaCGCCTCGAACTGGCCACACGAGTCGACAGCCATTCGCTCGAGCAGACGCAGCCGCTCATGGTGGTAGGCCCCGCGAACTCGCAACGCAATGATTATGTTTTTTTCcgccactgcatgcgccagctCGTACGCCGCAGCTTCGCCTGGGTCTGAGTGCTGTCGATTCGCCCTGAAAATCCGTCAGGACCGGAACAAGGAAGATCAACGCATGCGAATCTCGACACTTGCGTGCAACAAAGAGGTGAAGGAGGTTGGTGAACCTTTGAAAAATCCACTGTCAGGACGTGGTACTGCAGAAACGGTCCAACACGGTCAAGAAGAGAGCATCACTGTGGCACCGAGTCCTTCGGAACAAGGAATGGCCCGTACTCTACTTAGTGagcacagaaacaaagaaaagggCAAGGTTGTCGCAGAAGTCCCCTCGGTAGTATGAGATCGTAGACGCGCCACGCTTCGTGGAAGATCATACCCACATTTCTGGCTCGGATAAAGCATTGCCCTCTTGAGCGATGAGAGCCTAACAGGAAGTGGAGCTtaaatcgaataaacagagacagcacacaacctaggatactgaatatgactccacTAATGAGATGCAGACAGCCGAGATTCGTGTGAGTGCTGCAAGACAAAAAAGGGGGGTCTTACACGGCAATGCGTCTGCGGCACTCGTGCGCGTGTCTGTAGTGCATTGAAATCTCCTCTTccacgagacggagaagttGATTTGGATACTCCGTGATGGCTTCAGCCGTTCGGGTGAGGCGAATTTCCTCGTGCATGCGATACAAAGAGCTCGTCTTTTCCTGTGCCATTTTGCCCCGCAACGTTTTGGAAGGCTGTCCTTGGTTTACTGCTGTGTGTGCCGCGGGTGACTCACACTTGCGCTGAAAATTGTGGGGAACaagggagagcgaagcgagCTCGTGACACGGCAGGATCGCTTACTAATGACAGAAACGATTTCGAAAGGTGAatgagagagcgacagaatgGAGACAGACCTCAAAAGACGGCGGCGCACCGAGGAGTACGAAAGCGAAATTCGCACCTGGttcgcgagaaagagaaagagggcgAGAAAACACAACGGACTTTGgtcgaagagaaagcaagggAAAGCCAATGTGTGAAAGTGACAAGATGAACGCGACACCCGGTCGACCTGCGACATGAACACATTCATCGCATGCTCGTGCTGTCTTGTGCATTCCGTCGGTTACGGACGCATGACTGTTCACTGGAAAAAGTCTCGTGGGCACGCGTTATAAATGAAACACGAAACATACAGATGCAAGCGCGTTTGCCGTTGAACCTCCTGGAAGTgtgcttctttctgtcggaGCGGAGGCCGACGGTAGGCGACCGGGGAAGCCCGTCTCCGAACagctgaaaatttaaaacGCGCATACCTTTTTAAAGGCTGAACAGAGTGTGTAGGAAGTCGCTGTCCTCAACAGGATATGAAAGACAAGCAGCTGAGACAATAACGGAAAGTTTCACC from Toxoplasma gondii ME49 chromosome VIIa, whole genome shotgun sequence carries:
- a CDS encoding hypothetical protein (encoded by transcript TGME49_206700) — translated: MAQEKTSSLYRMHEEIRLTRTAEAITEYPNQLLRLVEEEISMHYRHAHECRRRIAVANRQHSDPGEAAAYELAHAVAEKNIIIALRVRGAYHHERLRLLERMAVDSCGQFEAFDGDTIEKLADREKLQLKRLCEVEHRRREKHAWKVASERNGKFTAVADVVFEKDCLLEDPWTDAPRDEDEALSSPWSASPPEKPRVKLFTAGRVCRLPLHKAEQLCARRLVRLLRTVDCGWIPRSHAF